The Halococcus saccharolyticus DSM 5350 genome window below encodes:
- a CDS encoding FAD-dependent oxidoreductase — MEATRTRVRDNRVVGPETIALDLATPDGFDARPGQFVKLSLDVDGERRSRFYTLSSPTVDDTFEVTVGVDPDGEVAPYLAELETGDSVTMAGPFGSAHYEDESRTTILAGGPGVGPAIGIAERTLDDGGETAVVYRDDDPVHEDRLDALREAGATVHIVGSDVDLTDPTADALAGDADEQVFVYGFADFLDAATDALAAAGGDPDRAKIENFG, encoded by the coding sequence ATGGAAGCGACACGAACTCGCGTGCGCGACAACCGGGTGGTCGGACCGGAAACCATCGCGCTCGATCTCGCGACGCCCGACGGGTTCGACGCCCGGCCCGGCCAGTTCGTCAAGCTCTCGCTCGATGTCGACGGCGAACGTCGCTCGCGGTTTTACACGCTCTCTTCACCCACGGTGGATGATACGTTCGAAGTCACCGTCGGTGTCGACCCCGACGGCGAGGTCGCCCCCTACCTCGCGGAGCTCGAAACCGGCGATTCGGTGACGATGGCGGGCCCGTTCGGCAGCGCACACTACGAGGACGAATCTCGGACGACGATCCTCGCGGGCGGTCCGGGGGTCGGACCCGCGATCGGGATCGCCGAACGCACCCTCGACGATGGCGGCGAGACAGCGGTGGTCTACCGCGACGACGATCCCGTCCACGAGGACCGACTCGACGCGCTCCGCGAGGCCGGTGCGACCGTCCACATCGTCGGTTCGGATGTTGATCTGACCGATCCAACGGCGGACGCACTCGCCGGTGACGCCGACGAACAGGTGTTCGTCTACGGGTTCGCTGATTTCCTCGACGCCGCGACTGACGCGCTCGCGGCCGCCGGCGGCGACCCCGACAGGGCAAAGATCGAGAACTTCGGTTAA
- a CDS encoding NUDIX hydrolase, which yields MSRITTEDDARAAIAAERERLRERFGTFEATEACVENDPAFYEHGLDLVHETGMLADAGALVRDSRDRVLLVRHPDAPELWGTPGGGYEAADDSLAATAVREVREETGVRCALTDVLAVRIKTIEHSEEPRSYPMLTAEFAAHSSDEDSGARSEQPASATDDEEILEAQWFAEPPAALHDRTQDLIG from the coding sequence ATGTCACGAATAACGACGGAAGACGACGCCCGTGCAGCGATCGCGGCCGAACGCGAGCGCCTGCGCGAACGGTTCGGCACGTTCGAGGCCACGGAGGCGTGTGTCGAGAACGACCCCGCGTTCTACGAACACGGTCTCGATCTCGTTCACGAGACTGGGATGCTCGCCGATGCTGGCGCGCTGGTCCGCGATTCGCGCGATCGTGTCCTGCTCGTTCGCCATCCCGACGCCCCTGAACTGTGGGGCACGCCAGGCGGCGGCTACGAGGCGGCCGACGATTCGCTCGCCGCGACGGCGGTCCGCGAGGTTCGCGAGGAGACCGGCGTCCGCTGTGCGCTGACGGACGTGCTCGCCGTCCGCATCAAAACCATCGAGCACAGCGAGGAGCCGCGGTCGTACCCGATGCTGACGGCCGAGTTCGCGGCCCACAGCAGCGACGAAGACTCCGGAGCGCGCTCCGAGCAGCCGGCATCGGCGACCGACGACGAGGAAATCTTGGAGGCGCAGTGGTTCGCCGAGCCGCCTGCGGCGCTCCACGACCGCACGCAGGACCTGATCGGATAG